From Rubripirellula reticaptiva, the proteins below share one genomic window:
- a CDS encoding alpha/beta hydrolase-fold protein — translation MKPASLLAVFLALATHLPSTSLVFAAEQNSEPAGKLIEGVFDNSTVFPGTTRDYAVYVPEQYDADQPASLMVFMDGKNYWKPDGAFRAPAVFDELIAAGDMPTTIAVFVNPGTVKKTLQGAVDRSNRSFEYDSMGDRYSKFLIDEFLPVALDSLNVSSDPADRAVVGISSGGICAFTTAWERPDQFGKVISHIGSFTNIRGGWAYPGLIRKTKDSAKPIKVYLQEGKDDLNNLFGNWPLGNQDMAAALAFAGYHHKLVFTEGGHSGQFAGQEFPGALRWLWDEDSVSDVAVNKETKPEWQPHPDAVPRDDVPKGTLTKMDPFESKIFVDTVRNWSVYVPAQYDAAKPAALMVFQDGTRFADVKQKWRVPTVFDNLIAAGDMPPTIAVFVDPGNTKSKPGNKKPSNRSLEYDGLGDRYSRLLMEEILPIVEAKYNIAKEPAMRAIGGSSSGGICAFTAAWERPDQFGKVYSSVGSFTNLRGGNVYPSLVRKTEQKPIRVYMADTSGDVDNAFGSWPWANQLMASALDYMGYDVRFDWAEGYKHGPDFGGLKFPEAMKWLWRNETHTPTLDTRGDLRGDLTILKLLIPGESWEVVADGLGFADAPCTDADGNFIFCDMKAPAIYRIDVATGARTVIAKEAVSGLEFGPDGLLYGCQGANKRVVSIDPKSGEVKELASGLAPNDLAVTNDGFVLITETKSQQVTRIDTKTGEVSVVDTGITRPNGIALTNDGGTLAVSDSGGEHTWTFRVGPGGTLDAKMPTMEMRLPIDAKGDFKFNEPPPYVKASRGDGMAVDKSGRFYVTSDVGVQIFDPTGRQCGVLPKPIAANPLTSCVLAGANHEYLYVTNGNTVFRRRLMVQ, via the coding sequence ATGAAGCCAGCCTCCCTGCTCGCCGTCTTTCTTGCCCTCGCCACTCACTTGCCCAGCACGTCGCTGGTTTTCGCCGCCGAACAGAATTCCGAACCGGCCGGCAAGCTAATCGAGGGCGTCTTCGACAACAGCACTGTATTCCCGGGGACAACTCGAGACTACGCCGTCTATGTTCCCGAACAGTACGATGCCGATCAGCCCGCTTCGCTGATGGTGTTCATGGACGGCAAGAACTATTGGAAACCAGACGGTGCGTTTCGTGCTCCAGCGGTTTTCGACGAATTGATTGCCGCGGGCGACATGCCGACGACGATCGCAGTTTTTGTGAATCCAGGCACCGTCAAAAAGACACTCCAAGGTGCGGTCGATCGCAGCAATCGATCGTTCGAATACGATTCGATGGGTGATCGCTATTCGAAATTCTTGATCGACGAATTTCTGCCGGTCGCGTTAGATTCGCTGAACGTTTCCAGTGACCCGGCTGATCGAGCCGTCGTTGGGATCTCCTCGGGCGGCATCTGCGCGTTCACAACGGCTTGGGAACGACCGGACCAGTTTGGCAAAGTCATTTCGCACATCGGCAGCTTCACCAACATCCGAGGCGGTTGGGCCTATCCCGGTTTGATTCGCAAAACAAAGGACTCTGCCAAACCGATCAAGGTGTATTTGCAAGAAGGCAAGGACGACCTGAACAATCTGTTTGGCAATTGGCCACTCGGCAACCAAGACATGGCAGCGGCGCTCGCGTTCGCAGGTTACCACCACAAACTAGTGTTCACCGAAGGCGGACACAGCGGCCAATTCGCCGGCCAAGAATTCCCTGGTGCACTTCGTTGGTTGTGGGACGAGGATTCGGTTTCCGACGTCGCCGTAAACAAAGAAACCAAGCCCGAGTGGCAACCGCATCCCGATGCTGTGCCGCGTGACGACGTGCCGAAGGGAACGCTGACCAAGATGGATCCGTTCGAATCGAAGATCTTCGTCGATACCGTTCGCAATTGGTCGGTCTATGTCCCCGCTCAGTATGACGCCGCCAAACCCGCAGCACTGATGGTCTTCCAAGACGGAACTCGATTTGCTGACGTGAAGCAAAAGTGGCGTGTCCCCACCGTTTTTGACAACTTGATCGCGGCTGGCGATATGCCACCGACGATCGCGGTGTTCGTTGATCCGGGCAACACAAAATCAAAACCCGGCAACAAAAAACCCTCCAACCGCAGCCTGGAATACGACGGATTGGGCGACCGGTACTCGCGGTTGTTGATGGAAGAAATCCTGCCGATCGTCGAAGCCAAGTACAACATCGCGAAAGAGCCTGCGATGCGAGCGATCGGCGGATCCAGCAGCGGCGGAATCTGTGCTTTCACCGCGGCTTGGGAGCGACCGGACCAGTTCGGAAAGGTTTACAGCAGCGTCGGCAGCTTCACCAATTTGCGCGGCGGCAACGTTTATCCGTCGCTCGTTCGCAAAACCGAACAAAAACCGATCCGCGTCTACATGGCAGACACCAGCGGCGACGTCGACAACGCGTTTGGCAGTTGGCCTTGGGCGAACCAATTGATGGCATCGGCGCTTGACTACATGGGTTACGACGTGCGATTCGATTGGGCCGAAGGATACAAGCATGGTCCCGATTTTGGCGGGCTGAAGTTCCCCGAAGCGATGAAGTGGTTGTGGCGAAACGAAACACACACCCCCACACTCGACACTCGCGGTGACCTGCGTGGCGACCTGACGATTTTGAAACTGCTGATTCCAGGTGAGTCCTGGGAAGTTGTTGCCGATGGGCTCGGTTTTGCCGATGCACCTTGCACCGACGCGGACGGCAACTTCATTTTTTGTGACATGAAGGCGCCTGCGATCTACCGTATCGATGTCGCCACGGGCGCCCGAACCGTGATCGCCAAAGAGGCCGTCAGCGGTTTGGAGTTCGGTCCGGATGGATTGCTGTACGGATGCCAGGGTGCGAACAAGCGAGTGGTCTCGATCGATCCAAAATCGGGCGAGGTCAAGGAACTGGCCAGTGGGCTGGCGCCGAATGACCTTGCCGTGACGAACGATGGTTTTGTTTTGATTACCGAAACCAAGTCGCAACAAGTCACACGCATCGACACGAAAACGGGCGAAGTCAGTGTCGTCGATACGGGCATCACTCGGCCCAACGGCATCGCACTAACCAATGACGGAGGAACGTTGGCAGTTTCGGATTCGGGTGGCGAGCACACGTGGACGTTCCGAGTCGGTCCGGGCGGAACACTTGACGCGAAGATGCCGACGATGGAAATGCGGTTGCCGATCGATGCGAAGGGCGACTTCAAGTTCAACGAGCCGCCGCCGTATGTGAAGGCCTCGCGTGGTGACGGGATGGCAGTCGACAAGTCGGGACGCTTCTACGTGACCAGCGACGTCGGCGTACAGATTTTCGATCCTACCGGACGTCAGTGTGGTGTCCTGCCCAAACCGATTGCGGCAAACCCGCTGACAAGCTGCGTGCTGGCCGGTGCGAATCACGAGTATTTGTACGTGACCAACGGAAACACAGTGTTTCGTCGACGTTTGATGGTCCAGTAG
- a CDS encoding FkbM family methyltransferase, translating into MQRMKFRGFQLFFHNRDAAESMVRQIDDFPSFFTPQGDRPLIIDCGANIGVSAMEWKSRWPTAEIICFEPDPFTFKVLQKNFDFNDVPGVKCINAAVVDQDGPIDFYGDIQTTGDARGNSVDPAWAKRAGTTQTSVRGVRLSSYIKDREVSFLKIDIEGAEQRVIEEIADCLPRIEAIYVEVHETDDSIDRNSVAGITRLLADAGFTIEQEPRLGEHALPAHLRDWQASVGAVQTQLLCWR; encoded by the coding sequence ATGCAAAGAATGAAATTCCGCGGCTTTCAGTTGTTCTTTCACAATCGCGATGCGGCTGAGTCGATGGTGCGCCAGATCGACGACTTCCCCTCCTTCTTTACACCCCAGGGTGATCGGCCGCTGATTATCGACTGTGGCGCCAACATTGGCGTTTCGGCGATGGAATGGAAGTCGCGCTGGCCGACTGCAGAAATCATTTGTTTCGAACCCGATCCCTTCACGTTCAAGGTGCTGCAAAAAAACTTCGATTTCAACGACGTGCCTGGCGTCAAATGCATCAACGCAGCCGTCGTCGACCAGGACGGACCGATCGATTTCTATGGCGATATTCAAACGACCGGTGACGCGAGAGGAAACTCAGTCGATCCGGCTTGGGCCAAACGCGCGGGAACGACACAGACAAGCGTTCGCGGTGTTCGGCTGTCGTCGTACATCAAGGACCGCGAGGTCAGCTTTTTGAAGATTGACATCGAAGGTGCCGAGCAACGGGTGATCGAGGAGATTGCAGATTGCTTGCCGCGAATCGAAGCGATCTATGTCGAAGTTCACGAAACAGATGACAGCATCGATCGCAACTCAGTCGCCGGAATTACTCGATTGTTGGCCGATGCCGGTTTCACGATCGAACAAGAACCACGTTTGGGCGAGCACGCTTTGCCAGCACACCTGCGCGATTGGCAGGCATCCGTCGGTGCTGTTCAGACTCAATTGTTGTGTTGGCGATGA
- a CDS encoding cation:proton antiporter domain-containing protein, with the protein MTDFHLHISGTLGLLLGVCLAAGVFADLLYLPKVTAYLLVGLLVGPSLLDWVPGEHLEMLEPLLMLAMAIVLFNLGSEFTFTKFRRVAKRCLVLSAAEIFATATLVTVGLLMFGASPSMALLLGCLAVATAPATTILVLKEFRSEGPVTESTGFLVAMNNFACILMFEFGFLAIQLIQGKMETPLGEQLLSVVTDIVGSCLLGIAGGLLVSYGCGLLNSKRWLVLLVATTTFLLGLTESLHIPYLLTFFVMGVTVANTSDYKSKIADELDHLSGLLAVLFFAVHGTGLDIGQFLAAGILGAVYIVFRIAGKWIGVYVAARVTKQPMEVRHWLGACLMAQAGAAIALSAIAVQRNPELGKPVQDIILGSVVLFEIIGPLLIRKSLLETGEVPLAQAINHTTRTPMEQFRSVVDRFRSSMDGREIAPSKNSRVKVSDLIRKTSGIHQSANFDEVVDHIEHSHDNTYPVVDDKFSVVGVIRYPLLSDVMFDLSASTLVRAEDLISVSDVILHPDEPATRAFELFQNETDDCIPVVTRNNPSELLGVVRRSDVVHALISQRRNKR; encoded by the coding sequence ATGACTGATTTTCATCTTCACATCTCCGGCACGCTTGGATTGTTGCTGGGCGTTTGCTTAGCCGCGGGCGTGTTTGCGGATCTGCTGTACCTGCCCAAGGTGACGGCGTATCTGCTGGTCGGCTTGTTGGTCGGCCCCAGTTTGCTGGATTGGGTTCCGGGCGAGCACCTTGAAATGCTCGAACCCTTATTGATGCTGGCGATGGCGATCGTGCTATTCAACTTGGGTTCCGAATTCACTTTCACCAAATTTCGGCGGGTGGCGAAACGTTGTTTGGTGTTATCAGCAGCCGAGATCTTTGCGACGGCGACGCTGGTGACGGTCGGACTGTTGATGTTCGGTGCCTCGCCTAGCATGGCGTTGCTGCTGGGCTGCCTGGCGGTCGCGACGGCACCGGCGACGACGATTCTGGTGCTGAAAGAGTTTCGCTCGGAAGGCCCGGTGACCGAAAGTACCGGCTTTTTGGTCGCGATGAATAACTTCGCTTGCATCTTGATGTTCGAGTTTGGCTTTCTTGCGATTCAGTTGATTCAAGGAAAGATGGAAACGCCACTGGGCGAGCAACTGCTTAGCGTGGTCACGGACATCGTCGGATCCTGCTTGTTAGGTATCGCGGGCGGTTTGCTCGTCAGCTATGGATGCGGGCTGCTGAATTCAAAACGTTGGTTGGTGTTGCTAGTCGCGACGACCACGTTCTTGCTAGGACTAACCGAGTCGCTACACATTCCGTATCTGTTGACGTTCTTTGTGATGGGAGTCACTGTCGCCAACACGTCCGACTATAAATCCAAAATCGCCGACGAACTGGACCATTTGTCCGGTTTATTGGCAGTGCTGTTTTTTGCCGTTCACGGAACCGGGTTAGACATTGGACAGTTCTTGGCCGCAGGTATTTTGGGCGCCGTGTACATCGTATTTCGCATCGCCGGCAAGTGGATTGGCGTTTACGTTGCCGCGCGTGTCACGAAACAACCGATGGAAGTGCGTCACTGGCTGGGAGCCTGTTTGATGGCCCAAGCAGGCGCGGCAATTGCGCTGTCAGCGATCGCGGTCCAGCGTAACCCCGAACTCGGCAAGCCGGTCCAGGACATCATTCTCGGGTCAGTCGTGTTGTTCGAAATCATCGGGCCGCTGCTGATTCGCAAGTCGCTGTTGGAAACCGGCGAAGTCCCCTTGGCTCAAGCCATCAATCACACGACTCGCACGCCGATGGAACAGTTTCGCAGCGTGGTGGATCGGTTTCGTTCGAGCATGGACGGCCGAGAAATTGCGCCGTCGAAAAACAGCCGCGTCAAAGTCAGCGATCTGATTCGCAAAACCAGCGGGATTCATCAATCGGCAAACTTCGACGAAGTCGTTGACCACATCGAGCACAGCCATGACAACACCTATCCCGTTGTCGATGACAAGTTTTCGGTCGTGGGAGTGATCCGCTATCCACTGCTCAGTGACGTGATGTTCGACTTGAGCGCATCGACGCTGGTTCGAGCCGAAGACTTGATCAGCGTCAGCGACGTGATTCTGCATCCCGATGAACCTGCGACACGTGCGTTTGAATTGTTCCAGAACGAAACCGACGACTGCATTCCGGTCGTAACACGAAACAACCCCAGTGAGTTGCTAGGCGTGGTCCGCCGCAGTGACGTGGTTCACGCGCTGATCAGTCAACGTCGCAACAAGAGATAA
- a CDS encoding DUF6797 domain-containing protein, translating to MNKTKATVFPIFLSVLLSVLDIGESWCAEPADLLRIDNQVAWCIVPFDATKRSPAERASMLKELRITRCAYDWRDEHVPTFEQEILEYKKQGIEFFAFWSVHEDAFKLFKKYEIHPQIWQTLAAPGEGSATEQVQAAAKSLLPLCRRTSEIDCKLGLYNHGGWGGEPKNLVAVCKRLHELGQTHVGIVYNFHHGHGHIDDWKESLDQMLPYLLCVNLNGMNRQAQPKILGIGKGEHELAMIRTLVASGYQGPIGILDHRPELDARQSLLENRDGLDWVRKEIAKPGSGGPKPTGPQPSTNDSSRSSGRVFPGASAYRVPPITVEVRATIHSRDQYNLLVASDTKASSDHWEMFTMKGSGELTVYLPGSVPDHVRSTSMICDGKPHSLAMHYEAHRVRLYADGKQVADQTIESRNLETRVAGAFAIGRLVEGTFRCDGQIDWVRISKGIRELSAEAATIVDRDGATVGYWNLTAIGEAKPPKATEPAISQSSLTEMPYDAAIVERFAAQSLKHGDAERGARVFADSKTACLSCHRVGSLGGAVGPDLSVLAKDRTVNQIIESVLWPKREVKPEYTTWRILRSDGSILSGYKIADDEVGVTLRDTNTNVETRIASDDIEQLIAGDTVMPDGLAGAMRDEQQVDLFRFLSELGRDGQPLSESLQHAIRETQQQTAHSHQSAHFQVTREPLEPSRWPHCRADVNRDRQYDFYTKQAEHYRAATHFRALIAPYPGLDGGDQGHWGNQDEQTWADGRWNDAKLGSVQSGVFRAKGLTIPRGVCVQLGDDGELATCFNPDTLSYDAVWSGGFVKLNSVRHGFVDGLKPRGQLVKHEKSKAPDQSFQYHGFYRYGKRIVFAYRIGDAEYLDSPWVDDGKFVREVAPVDKHSLRAAISGGTSQWPDVLETDVVLGTETPYAIDTIELPTDNPWKIPLFCGDHDFLPDGSALVCTMQGDVWRVSGITFGSNQSGKAHWRRFASGLHQPLGLVVSDGKIFVQCRDQLTRLEDRNGDGEADFYECFSNAFVTSPAGHDFICGLQRDAAGNFYTASGNQGLLRISGDGTKAETIATGFRNPDGLGILPDGGVTVPVSEGQWTPASAINLVRPSSHSASESPSHFGYRGPIDGQPPELPLVYLPRGIDNSAGGQAYVASDTFGPLDGQLVHFSFGTGSWFVVLRDEVDGQSQGAVVPMTGDFLSGAHRGRFNPVDGQLYVSGMNGWGSYTPDDGCFQRVRYTGDSVQVPTGFHVHSNGVQVTFSAAIDPAIAEDPEQQFAQCWNYHYSTAYGSPELSTTHPGSPGHDHLSITSATVLPDGRSVFLEIPDLQPVNQLHLRMHVNEVDTLTCSPSGMGHDLFVTVHKMAQPFVDFPGYVAREKTIAVHPLLFDLAADNVKKVNPWQSEIASARKIEIVTGQNLAFATKQFRVKANEPISLRLSNPDVVPHNWVLVRPGTLKQVGELGNRLIADPTAVSRHYIPETDAVLVHTDIVDPGDEQTVNFIAPAAPGNYPFLCTFPGHWMVMNGTMIVE from the coding sequence ATGAATAAAACCAAGGCGACGGTATTTCCGATCTTTTTAAGCGTCCTACTTTCGGTACTGGACATTGGCGAATCGTGGTGTGCCGAGCCTGCCGATCTGCTTCGTATCGACAACCAGGTGGCTTGGTGCATCGTCCCGTTCGACGCGACGAAACGCAGCCCAGCCGAACGCGCGTCGATGCTGAAGGAACTGAGGATTACTCGGTGTGCCTACGATTGGCGCGACGAGCATGTGCCCACCTTTGAACAGGAAATTCTGGAATACAAAAAGCAGGGAATCGAGTTCTTTGCATTCTGGAGCGTTCACGAGGACGCGTTCAAGCTGTTTAAAAAGTACGAGATCCATCCTCAGATTTGGCAAACGCTTGCGGCTCCTGGCGAAGGCTCAGCAACCGAACAAGTTCAAGCCGCTGCAAAGAGTCTGCTGCCGCTATGCCGCCGCACCAGCGAGATAGATTGCAAACTCGGACTGTACAACCATGGCGGTTGGGGCGGCGAGCCAAAGAATCTTGTGGCCGTTTGCAAGCGACTGCACGAGCTGGGGCAAACTCACGTCGGCATCGTTTACAACTTCCATCATGGCCATGGGCATATCGACGACTGGAAAGAATCACTCGATCAGATGCTGCCCTATTTGCTGTGCGTGAACTTGAACGGCATGAACCGACAGGCTCAGCCAAAGATACTTGGCATTGGCAAAGGGGAACACGAACTGGCAATGATTCGTACTCTCGTCGCAAGTGGTTACCAAGGTCCGATCGGGATCCTCGACCATCGCCCAGAATTGGACGCTCGCCAGTCGCTGTTAGAAAATCGCGATGGACTGGACTGGGTTCGAAAAGAGATCGCCAAACCTGGCAGCGGCGGTCCAAAGCCGACCGGTCCCCAACCCTCGACAAACGATTCCAGCCGATCATCGGGACGTGTTTTTCCCGGTGCGAGTGCCTATCGCGTCCCGCCAATCACCGTTGAAGTTCGGGCGACGATTCACAGTCGCGATCAATACAACTTGTTGGTGGCCAGCGATACAAAGGCGTCGTCAGATCACTGGGAAATGTTCACGATGAAGGGAAGCGGCGAGCTAACGGTTTACCTGCCTGGCAGCGTTCCTGATCACGTTCGTAGCACGTCGATGATCTGCGATGGGAAGCCACATTCACTTGCGATGCACTACGAGGCACATCGCGTGCGTTTATATGCCGATGGCAAACAAGTCGCGGATCAAACAATCGAATCACGCAATCTTGAAACCAGGGTCGCCGGAGCGTTTGCGATCGGAAGATTGGTCGAAGGAACGTTTCGCTGTGATGGCCAGATCGACTGGGTACGAATCTCGAAAGGGATTCGCGAACTGAGTGCGGAGGCTGCGACGATTGTTGATCGAGACGGAGCAACTGTTGGATACTGGAACCTCACCGCGATCGGAGAAGCGAAACCCCCGAAAGCGACGGAGCCGGCAATTAGTCAATCGAGCCTGACGGAGATGCCCTACGACGCTGCGATTGTGGAACGCTTCGCCGCTCAATCGCTCAAACATGGTGATGCGGAACGTGGAGCCAGAGTCTTCGCCGACTCAAAAACAGCGTGCCTGTCATGCCACCGCGTGGGATCACTCGGTGGCGCGGTTGGTCCCGACTTGTCGGTCTTGGCAAAAGATCGCACGGTAAATCAAATCATTGAATCAGTGCTGTGGCCCAAACGTGAAGTGAAACCCGAGTACACGACGTGGCGAATTCTAAGATCTGACGGGTCAATCTTGTCGGGATACAAAATCGCTGACGACGAAGTTGGTGTGACACTGCGAGACACCAACACAAACGTCGAGACTCGAATCGCATCCGACGATATTGAGCAACTGATTGCGGGTGATACAGTGATGCCAGACGGACTGGCCGGCGCGATGCGAGACGAGCAACAGGTCGACTTGTTTCGGTTCTTAAGTGAACTGGGACGCGACGGCCAACCGCTAAGTGAATCCCTGCAACACGCAATCCGTGAAACGCAGCAGCAAACAGCTCACTCGCATCAGTCTGCGCACTTTCAGGTCACACGCGAGCCACTTGAACCGAGTCGTTGGCCACACTGCCGTGCCGACGTCAATCGTGACCGACAGTACGATTTTTACACGAAGCAAGCCGAGCACTATCGCGCTGCTACGCATTTTCGCGCGTTGATCGCGCCGTACCCTGGACTCGATGGTGGCGACCAAGGCCATTGGGGAAACCAGGACGAACAGACTTGGGCGGACGGGCGCTGGAACGACGCCAAGCTTGGTTCGGTTCAGTCAGGTGTCTTTCGTGCAAAGGGGCTGACAATTCCTCGCGGCGTATGCGTGCAACTTGGTGATGACGGCGAGTTGGCAACTTGTTTCAACCCGGACACTCTTTCGTACGACGCAGTCTGGTCGGGCGGTTTTGTCAAACTAAATTCGGTTCGTCATGGTTTCGTCGACGGCTTGAAACCGCGAGGCCAACTCGTCAAACACGAAAAATCCAAGGCACCCGACCAATCATTTCAGTACCACGGCTTTTACAGGTACGGAAAACGGATTGTGTTTGCCTACCGCATCGGCGACGCCGAGTATCTCGATTCACCTTGGGTCGACGATGGAAAATTCGTTCGCGAAGTTGCGCCCGTGGATAAACATTCGCTAAGAGCGGCGATTTCGGGCGGGACGTCTCAGTGGCCGGATGTGCTGGAGACCGACGTGGTGCTCGGAACCGAAACTCCCTATGCGATCGATACGATCGAGTTGCCGACGGACAATCCGTGGAAAATACCCCTGTTCTGCGGCGACCACGATTTCCTACCTGACGGCAGCGCACTGGTCTGCACGATGCAAGGCGATGTTTGGCGAGTGTCGGGAATCACATTCGGATCAAACCAGTCAGGCAAAGCACATTGGCGACGTTTCGCATCTGGACTGCACCAGCCTCTCGGCTTGGTCGTTTCGGATGGGAAGATTTTTGTTCAGTGTCGCGATCAATTGACACGCCTCGAAGATCGAAACGGTGACGGCGAAGCAGACTTCTACGAATGTTTCAGCAACGCCTTTGTCACTTCGCCAGCTGGACACGATTTCATTTGCGGCTTGCAACGAGACGCGGCGGGCAACTTTTACACGGCATCGGGCAACCAGGGTTTACTGCGGATCAGCGGTGACGGAACAAAAGCGGAAACCATCGCAACAGGATTTCGCAATCCAGACGGATTGGGGATTTTGCCGGACGGTGGCGTGACCGTTCCGGTGTCGGAAGGGCAATGGACGCCAGCCTCGGCGATCAACTTGGTTCGTCCATCGAGTCACTCGGCGTCAGAATCGCCATCCCACTTTGGGTACCGAGGACCAATCGATGGCCAACCGCCCGAGTTGCCGTTGGTTTATCTGCCCCGCGGAATTGACAATAGCGCTGGCGGGCAAGCCTACGTTGCGAGCGATACCTTTGGCCCGCTCGACGGACAGTTGGTGCATTTCTCGTTCGGCACCGGATCCTGGTTCGTTGTTTTGCGTGACGAAGTGGATGGACAATCGCAAGGAGCCGTTGTTCCGATGACGGGCGATTTCCTTTCAGGTGCCCATCGCGGTCGATTTAACCCTGTTGATGGACAGTTGTACGTTTCCGGTATGAACGGTTGGGGATCGTACACGCCCGACGATGGTTGTTTTCAGCGAGTGCGATACACCGGCGATTCAGTTCAAGTCCCGACGGGATTTCACGTCCACAGCAATGGCGTTCAAGTTACGTTTTCCGCTGCGATTGATCCCGCGATTGCCGAAGATCCCGAGCAACAATTTGCCCAGTGCTGGAACTACCACTACAGCACCGCCTATGGATCGCCGGAGCTGTCAACGACACATCCAGGATCGCCGGGTCACGATCATTTGTCGATTACATCGGCAACGGTGCTGCCCGATGGTCGTTCGGTGTTTCTTGAAATTCCGGATCTGCAACCGGTCAATCAATTGCATCTTCGTATGCATGTCAACGAAGTCGACACGTTGACGTGTTCGCCGAGCGGTATGGGGCATGACTTGTTCGTCACCGTCCACAAGATGGCCCAACCATTCGTTGACTTTCCCGGATATGTCGCACGCGAGAAAACGATCGCGGTTCACCCATTGCTGTTTGATCTTGCGGCTGACAACGTAAAGAAGGTGAATCCTTGGCAAAGCGAGATTGCTTCGGCACGAAAGATCGAGATCGTAACCGGCCAGAATTTGGCCTTCGCGACGAAACAATTCAGGGTCAAAGCCAACGAGCCAATCTCGCTTAGACTCTCTAATCCAGACGTTGTTCCTCATAACTGGGTGTTGGTGCGACCGGGAACGCTAAAGCAAGTCGGCGAATTGGGAAACCGTTTGATCGCTGACCCCACCGCAGTGTCGCGTCATTACATTCCCGAGACGGACGCAGTACTCGTCCACACGGACATCGTTGATCCAGGTGATGAACAAACGGTCAACTTCATCGCTCCTGCCGCTCCCGGCAACTACCCGTTTCTATGCACGTTTCCGGGCCATTGGATGGTCATGAACGGAACCATGATCGTTGAGTAA
- a CDS encoding VanZ family protein, which translates to MSTYSPAYSIENPPMRPVTKVSLLGIRLAIVALAIYWIAIFTGTHLPAVHDFSPKVNDKIKHFSAFFGLALLMCYTTNSDRLLKRFAMIAAVGMAYAAFDEITQGLVPGRTTDVMDFAADTAGILTAIGCYAVARMIVVNRRPAV; encoded by the coding sequence ATGTCAACCTACTCGCCAGCCTACTCGATCGAAAACCCGCCGATGCGCCCGGTCACCAAAGTTTCGCTCCTGGGAATCCGTTTAGCCATCGTTGCGCTAGCAATTTACTGGATCGCGATATTTACCGGAACGCACTTGCCAGCGGTTCACGATTTTTCGCCCAAGGTCAACGATAAGATCAAGCATTTCTCGGCTTTCTTTGGCCTGGCGCTACTGATGTGCTATACGACGAACTCCGACCGGTTGCTGAAGCGGTTCGCGATGATCGCGGCTGTTGGCATGGCTTACGCCGCGTTTGACGAGATCACTCAAGGTCTGGTACCTGGCCGAACAACGGACGTGATGGATTTCGCAGCCGACACGGCCGGAATCCTAACCGCGATTGGTTGCTATGCAGTGGCTCGGATGATCGTTGTCAACCGCCGCCCGGCCGTCTGA
- a CDS encoding 3-keto-disaccharide hydrolase: MNRFATCLLFSTWLSLTPLSRADDPNTAAAESKAVSTSPVGGAASEKEAASEKGAAPAKQWKPLSAKWTACQFGGDGPTEITPNEKEGAAIKVEIGDPLSGVRWDGEVAKENYEIEMEGRRTEGFDFFCGLTFPVGDSHVTFVLGGWGGGVVGISNIDGMDASENAQAFYKTFANGEWQKIRVRVDPEQIQCWINDKVAIEQTRSDHRFDLRYEMEVCRPLGLAAYMCKAEYRNIRVRELTKAELAEAKKAAEIRAAEDDE, translated from the coding sequence GTGAATCGTTTTGCGACATGCTTGCTGTTTTCGACATGGTTGAGTCTTACTCCCTTGTCCCGTGCCGACGACCCTAATACCGCCGCAGCGGAATCGAAGGCGGTTTCAACTAGCCCAGTCGGAGGGGCGGCGTCAGAAAAAGAGGCAGCCTCAGAAAAAGGGGCAGCGCCAGCAAAGCAGTGGAAGCCGCTTTCGGCAAAATGGACGGCTTGCCAGTTCGGCGGCGACGGTCCGACTGAGATCACGCCAAACGAGAAAGAGGGCGCTGCGATCAAAGTCGAAATCGGCGATCCTCTCTCCGGAGTCCGCTGGGACGGTGAAGTCGCCAAAGAAAACTACGAAATCGAAATGGAAGGACGCCGCACCGAAGGGTTCGACTTCTTCTGCGGTCTGACTTTCCCGGTCGGTGACAGTCACGTCACGTTTGTGCTGGGCGGTTGGGGCGGCGGCGTGGTGGGGATCAGTAACATTGACGGAATGGACGCTAGCGAGAATGCACAGGCGTTCTATAAGACGTTTGCGAACGGCGAGTGGCAGAAGATTCGCGTCCGCGTCGACCCCGAGCAAATCCAGTGCTGGATCAACGACAAAGTTGCGATCGAGCAAACTCGATCCGATCACCGTTTCGATCTTCGCTATGAGATGGAAGTCTGTCGGCCGCTTGGGCTTGCCGCTTACATGTGCAAGGCCGAATACCGGAACATCCGAGTACGTGAGTTGACCAAAGCCGAGCTAGCCGAAGCCAAAAAAGCAGCGGAAATCCGGGCGGCCGAAGACGATGAGTGA